The following is a genomic window from Nitrosomonas communis.
GAGGTATGGGCATGAATGTAACCCTTCCATTCAAGCTAGAAGCTTATGCCCTATCTACTCGTTTAACAGACCGAGCAAATGCCGCTCAAGCTGTGAATACACTCAAATTTATTGGAAACAATGATATTCTGGGTGATAATACGGATGGAGCGGGATTGATGCAGGATATCGAAATTAATCAACGTGTTTCTATTGCCGGTAAAAATATTCTGTTAATGGGGGCAGGCGGTGCTGCACGAGGCACTATTATGCCACTGCTAACACTCAAACCTCGCCTACTTGCCATTGCCAACCGCACTAAAGAGAAGGCGCAAGTGTTACAAAGACAATTTTCTGCTCATGGCAATGTCTTATCGGGACATTATCATGATTTTTCAGGAGAGAGTTTCGACATTATAATCAATGCTACTTCAGCGAGTCTCCATGATGAGTTACCTTCTTTACCGGAAGGGATC
Proteins encoded in this region:
- the aroE gene encoding shikimate dehydrogenase, with protein sequence MPDFYAVIGNPIHHSKSPLIHKLFAQETRQDMQYEAILAPLDGFESTVRAFQQRGGMGMNVTLPFKLEAYALSTRLTDRANAAQAVNTLKFIGNNDILGDNTDGAGLMQDIEINQRVSIAGKNILLMGAGGAARGTIMPLLTLKPRLLAIANRTKEKAQVLQRQFSAHGNVLSGHYHDFSGESFDIIINATSASLHDELPSLPEGIFSKESLAYDMMYSQELTPFLRFAQQQGVIKLVDGIGMLVEQAAESFFLWRGIRPETKKVIEMLKNKGH